One genomic region from Streptomyces venezuelae encodes:
- a CDS encoding flavin monoamine oxidase family protein: MSTHDTPTPDIGTPSRRSVVTATGASALAAGLAAASAGPATAWSPAGAPSTAPAAAPAAAPPGTDPRAYATVARAIAVYDEHDEPLVPAYLRIVENGLPARRAKATKRVLIVGAGPAGLLAADLLNRAGHDVVVIEANGNRVGGRIKTFRKGGHENGAQPFADPLQYAEAGAMRLPESHPLLMALIEKYALPRQEFYLVDVEVGNPAKQANRTWIHVNGVHMRRADYEQNPAPVNDTFGVTGDHRTKTAAAILADALEPARRLVRDKEGTALVEGWVEILQRYGHWSMYRYLTEVAGLDTRTVDLVGTIQNLTSRLHLSFMHSFLSAALIDPRTRFWEIKGGTALFADALYAPVKGKVRLDRRAVRIERSGGKVRVHTVSEDHRTGGEGVTEVFEGDEAIVTVPFSGLRHVTFDPPLSYGKRRAITELHYDAATKVLLEFSRRWWEFTEAEWKETLDSVEDGLYERYRAGTVAHGEYLGAHRSVKDLGVTIPDVLKEYHSVFRPAAGRDPEASHVRGGGTVSDNANRFMYFEHAQPMEGSDGGIMLASYSWADDALKWDAFADEERYLRALAGVQAVFGRRCEVFFTNKCRTQSWMRDHYAYGEASVLFPGQHTELFPDVPTSEGPLHFAGCHTSVKPAWIEGALESAVRTSLKVHAG, from the coding sequence ATGAGTACTCACGACACCCCCACTCCGGACATCGGCACTCCCTCACGGCGCTCCGTGGTCACGGCGACCGGCGCCTCGGCGCTCGCCGCCGGGCTCGCCGCCGCCTCCGCCGGGCCCGCGACCGCCTGGAGCCCGGCCGGCGCGCCCTCCACGGCGCCCGCCGCCGCCCCCGCCGCCGCACCGCCCGGCACCGACCCCCGGGCGTACGCCACCGTCGCCCGCGCCATCGCCGTCTACGACGAGCACGACGAGCCGCTCGTCCCGGCCTATCTGAGGATCGTCGAGAACGGCCTGCCCGCCCGCCGGGCGAAGGCCACGAAACGGGTCCTGATCGTCGGCGCCGGACCGGCCGGGCTCCTCGCCGCCGACCTGCTCAACCGCGCCGGCCACGACGTCGTCGTGATCGAGGCCAACGGCAACCGCGTCGGCGGTCGCATCAAGACGTTCCGCAAGGGCGGCCACGAGAACGGGGCGCAGCCCTTCGCCGACCCCCTCCAGTACGCCGAGGCCGGGGCGATGCGCCTGCCCGAGAGCCACCCGCTGCTCATGGCGCTGATCGAGAAGTACGCGCTCCCGCGCCAGGAGTTCTACCTGGTGGACGTGGAGGTCGGGAACCCGGCGAAGCAGGCCAACCGCACCTGGATCCATGTCAACGGCGTCCACATGCGCCGGGCGGACTACGAGCAGAACCCCGCCCCGGTCAACGACACCTTCGGCGTCACGGGCGACCACCGGACGAAGACCGCCGCGGCGATCCTCGCGGACGCCCTCGAACCCGCGCGCCGGCTCGTCCGGGACAAGGAGGGGACGGCCCTCGTCGAGGGCTGGGTCGAGATCCTCCAGCGGTACGGCCACTGGTCCATGTACCGGTACCTGACCGAGGTCGCCGGACTCGACACCCGCACCGTCGACCTCGTCGGCACCATCCAGAACCTGACCTCGCGGCTGCACCTCTCCTTCATGCACAGCTTCCTGTCCGCCGCGCTGATCGACCCCAGGACCAGGTTCTGGGAGATCAAGGGCGGCACCGCGCTGTTCGCCGACGCGCTGTACGCGCCGGTGAAGGGAAAGGTGCGGCTCGACCGGCGCGCCGTACGGATCGAGCGGAGCGGCGGCAAGGTCAGGGTGCACACCGTCTCCGAGGACCACCGGACCGGCGGGGAGGGAGTCACGGAGGTCTTCGAGGGCGACGAGGCCATCGTCACCGTCCCCTTCTCGGGGCTGCGGCACGTGACGTTCGACCCGCCGCTGAGCTACGGCAAGCGCCGGGCGATCACGGAGCTGCACTACGACGCGGCGACCAAGGTGCTCCTGGAGTTCTCGCGGCGCTGGTGGGAGTTCACCGAGGCGGAGTGGAAGGAGACACTGGACTCCGTCGAGGACGGGCTGTACGAGCGGTACCGGGCGGGCACGGTCGCGCACGGCGAGTACCTCGGCGCGCACCGGTCGGTGAAGGACCTGGGGGTGACGATCCCCGACGTCCTCAAGGAGTACCACTCCGTCTTCCGGCCCGCCGCCGGCCGCGACCCGGAGGCCTCGCACGTGCGGGGCGGCGGCACGGTCAGCGACAACGCCAACCGCTTCATGTACTTCGAGCACGCGCAGCCCATGGAGGGGAGCGACGGTGGCATCATGCTCGCCTCCTACAGCTGGGCCGACGACGCCCTCAAGTGGGACGCGTTCGCCGACGAGGAGCGGTACCTGCGGGCGCTCGCGGGTGTGCAGGCCGTCTTCGGCCGCCGCTGCGAGGTCTTCTTCACCAACAAGTGCAGGACCCAGTCGTGGATGCGTGACCACTACGCGTACGGGGAGGCCTCCGTGCTGTTCCCGGGGCAGCACACCGAGCTGTTCCCGGACGTCCCGACCTCCGAGGGGCCGCTCCACTTCGCGGGGTGCCACACCTCGGTCAAGCCCGCGTGGATCGAGGGGGCCCTGGAGTCCGCCGTCCGTACGTCCTTGAAGGTCCACGCGGGCTGA
- a CDS encoding SulP family inorganic anion transporter — MKPDWLRDPRVWRTEVLGGLVVALALIPEAISFSIIAGVDPAIGLFASFTMAVVISVVGGRRAMISAATGAVALVIAPLNREHGLGYLIAAVILAGAFQIVLGALGVAKLLRFVPRSVMVGFVNSLAILVFMAQVKELRDVPWAVWPLLAAGFALLVFFPRVTTAVPAPLVSVAVLTAVTVAAGIAVPTVGDKGALPSALPVPGLPDVPYTLDTLTLIAPYALAMALVGLMESLMTAKLVDEITDTRSSKTRESIGQGIANIVTGFFGGMGGCAMIGQTMINVKVSGARTRLSTFLSGAFLMVLCIVFGPVVSDIPMAALIAVMVMVCFAQFDWHSLAPRTLRRLPAGEIAVMVITVVCVVATHNLAVGVVCGSVTAIMIFARRVAHLADVTAVTDPDGTRVVYRVTGALFFASSNDLVGRFAYATDPGKVVVDLSAAHVWDASSVAALDAVETRYAQHGKTVEIIGLNGPSAALHEKLSGELTPG, encoded by the coding sequence ATGAAGCCGGACTGGCTGCGCGACCCCAGGGTCTGGCGCACCGAGGTGCTCGGCGGCCTGGTCGTCGCGCTCGCGCTGATCCCCGAGGCGATCTCGTTCTCGATCATCGCGGGAGTGGACCCGGCGATCGGACTCTTCGCCTCCTTCACCATGGCCGTGGTGATCTCCGTCGTCGGCGGCCGACGGGCCATGATCTCCGCCGCGACCGGCGCCGTCGCCCTCGTCATCGCGCCCCTGAACCGCGAGCACGGCCTCGGCTACCTGATCGCCGCCGTCATCCTCGCCGGTGCCTTCCAGATCGTCCTGGGAGCGCTCGGGGTGGCGAAGCTCCTGCGCTTCGTCCCGCGCTCGGTGATGGTCGGCTTCGTCAACTCCCTCGCGATCCTGGTCTTCATGGCCCAGGTCAAGGAGCTCCGGGACGTGCCCTGGGCCGTCTGGCCGCTGCTCGCCGCCGGGTTCGCGCTGCTGGTGTTCTTCCCCCGGGTGACCACGGCCGTCCCGGCCCCGCTGGTCTCGGTCGCCGTCCTCACCGCCGTCACCGTCGCCGCCGGAATCGCGGTCCCGACGGTCGGCGACAAGGGCGCCCTGCCGTCCGCCCTGCCCGTCCCCGGCCTGCCGGACGTGCCGTACACGCTCGACACCCTCACGCTGATCGCTCCGTACGCGCTCGCGATGGCGCTGGTCGGCCTGATGGAGTCGCTGATGACGGCCAAGCTGGTCGACGAGATCACCGACACCCGCTCCAGCAAGACCCGCGAGTCGATCGGCCAGGGCATCGCCAACATCGTGACCGGCTTCTTCGGCGGCATGGGCGGCTGCGCGATGATCGGCCAGACGATGATCAACGTCAAGGTCTCCGGCGCCCGCACCCGCCTGTCGACCTTCCTGTCCGGCGCGTTCCTGATGGTGCTGTGCATCGTCTTCGGCCCGGTCGTCTCCGACATCCCCATGGCCGCCCTGATCGCCGTCATGGTGATGGTCTGCTTCGCCCAGTTCGACTGGCACTCCCTCGCCCCGAGGACCCTGCGGCGGCTGCCCGCCGGGGAGATCGCCGTCATGGTGATCACCGTCGTCTGCGTGGTGGCCACGCACAACCTCGCCGTCGGCGTCGTCTGCGGCTCGGTCACCGCCATCATGATCTTCGCCCGGCGCGTCGCCCACCTCGCCGACGTCACGGCCGTCACCGACCCCGACGGGACCAGGGTCGTCTACCGCGTCACCGGCGCGCTGTTCTTCGCCTCCTCCAACGACCTCGTCGGCCGCTTCGCGTACGCCACCGACCCCGGCAAGGTCGTCGTCGACCTGTCCGCCGCGCACGTCTGGGACGCCTCGTCGGTCGCCGCGCTCGACGCCGTCGAGACCCGGTACGCCCAGCACGGAAAGACCGTGGAGATCATCGGCCTCAACGGACCCAGTGCCGCACTCCACGAGAAGCTCAGCGGCGAACTCACCCCCGGGTGA
- a CDS encoding NAD(P)/FAD-dependent oxidoreductase, producing MDPLASLRDAEPTPFWLDSPEKPQPAPALVGATTCDLLVVGGGYTGLWTALVAKERDPSLDVLLVEAEEAGGAASGRNGGFVESSLTHGLHNGLSRWPDEIGLLERLGRENLQAMEDTLVRHGIDCDWERTGSLAVATEPYQVGLLQEEAETVARYGGASQYLDAEAVRAEIDSPTFLAGLWNRNDVAMVDPARLAWGLKRACLDLGVRFHEHTPALSLDEQGRTMAVRTPYGRITARKVALATNAYPSLLRRHRPYTVPVYDYALMTEPLTEDRLASVGWRNRQGFADMNNHFHYVRLSADNRILWGGYDAIYHYNGRVRPEYDQRHETFATLARHFFTTFPQLEGVRFSHTWGGAIDMSTRFCVFFDTSHRGKVAYAAGFTGLGVGATRFGAEVVLDLLDGARTERTSLELVRRKPLPFPPEPVRSVGIGITQWSMTRADHSGGRRNLWLRTLDRLGLGFDS from the coding sequence ATGGACCCCCTCGCCTCGCTCCGGGACGCCGAGCCGACCCCGTTCTGGCTCGACAGTCCCGAGAAGCCGCAGCCCGCGCCCGCCCTCGTCGGCGCGACCACCTGCGACCTCCTCGTGGTCGGCGGCGGCTACACCGGCCTCTGGACGGCCCTGGTCGCCAAGGAGCGGGACCCCTCGCTCGACGTGCTCCTCGTCGAGGCCGAGGAGGCGGGCGGCGCCGCCTCCGGGCGCAACGGCGGATTCGTCGAGTCCAGCCTCACCCACGGCCTGCACAACGGCCTCTCCCGCTGGCCCGACGAGATCGGCCTCCTGGAGCGCCTCGGCCGCGAGAACCTCCAGGCCATGGAGGACACGCTCGTCCGCCACGGCATCGACTGCGACTGGGAGCGCACCGGCTCCCTCGCCGTCGCCACCGAGCCCTACCAGGTCGGCCTCCTCCAGGAGGAGGCCGAGACCGTCGCCCGGTACGGCGGCGCCTCCCAGTACCTCGACGCCGAAGCCGTACGCGCCGAGATCGACTCCCCGACCTTCCTCGCCGGCCTGTGGAACAGGAACGACGTGGCCATGGTCGACCCGGCCCGCCTCGCCTGGGGCCTCAAGCGGGCCTGCCTCGACCTGGGGGTCCGCTTCCACGAGCACACCCCCGCCCTCTCGCTCGACGAGCAGGGCCGCACGATGGCCGTCCGCACCCCCTACGGGCGGATCACCGCCCGCAAGGTGGCCCTCGCCACGAACGCGTACCCCTCCCTGCTCCGCCGCCACCGCCCGTACACCGTCCCCGTCTACGACTACGCACTCATGACCGAGCCGCTCACCGAGGACCGGCTCGCCTCCGTGGGCTGGCGGAACCGGCAGGGCTTCGCGGACATGAACAACCACTTCCACTACGTCCGGCTCTCCGCCGACAACCGCATCCTGTGGGGCGGCTACGACGCCATCTACCACTACAACGGGCGCGTGCGCCCCGAGTACGACCAGCGGCACGAGACCTTCGCGACCCTCGCACGCCACTTCTTCACCACCTTCCCCCAGCTGGAAGGCGTGCGCTTCAGCCACACCTGGGGCGGCGCGATCGACATGAGCACCCGCTTCTGCGTCTTCTTCGACACCAGTCACCGGGGCAAGGTCGCCTACGCCGCCGGCTTCACCGGCCTCGGCGTGGGCGCGACCCGCTTCGGCGCGGAGGTCGTGCTCGACCTGCTCGACGGCGCCCGCACCGAACGCACCTCGCTGGAACTGGTCCGCCGCAAGCCGCTGCCGTTCCCGCCCGAGCCGGTCCGCTCGGTGGGCATCGGCATCACCCAGTGGTCCATGACCCGCGCGGACCACTCCGGGGGCCGCCGCAACCTCTGGCTGCGCACCCTGGACCGCCTGGGTCTCGGCTTCGACAGCTGA
- a CDS encoding 4-hydroxybenzoate 3-monooxygenase, translated as MPRTTVGIIGAGPAGLLLSHLLHRQGIDNVVLELRDRAYVERRQRAGILEQDTVDVLRASGAGTRMDRQGLEHHGIELRFDRRSHRIDFPSLTGGRSVMVYAQTEVVKDLIALREEAGGTVLFEAEALSVGGIETDHPSVRYRHDGAEHTLDCDFVVACDGFHGIGRRSLPEDVLTVTERTYPFSWLGILADVAPSCDELIYAHHERGFALHSMRSPEVSRLYLQVDPDDSTDNWPDERIWDELEARFAVDGDWELKRGPVTEKSITPMRSFVAEPLRHGRLFLAGDAAHIVPPTGAKGLNLAVADVTLLAQALTRHHARGDESLLDAYSETALRRVWRAEHFSYTMTTLLHTSPDDTDFDRGLRLSHLRYLANSGAASASLAENYVGFSDN; from the coding sequence ATGCCCCGCACCACCGTCGGCATCATCGGAGCCGGACCGGCCGGCCTCCTCCTCTCGCACCTGCTGCACCGGCAGGGCATCGACAACGTCGTCCTCGAACTCCGCGACCGGGCCTACGTCGAGCGGCGCCAGCGCGCCGGCATCCTCGAACAGGACACCGTCGACGTCCTGCGCGCCTCCGGCGCGGGCACCCGCATGGACCGGCAGGGCCTGGAGCACCACGGCATCGAGCTCCGCTTCGACCGGCGCTCCCACCGCATCGACTTCCCGTCCCTCACGGGCGGCCGGTCGGTCATGGTCTACGCCCAGACCGAGGTGGTGAAGGACCTCATCGCCCTGCGCGAGGAAGCCGGCGGCACGGTCCTCTTCGAGGCCGAGGCCCTCTCCGTCGGCGGCATCGAGACCGACCACCCGAGCGTCCGCTACCGCCACGACGGGGCCGAGCACACCCTCGACTGCGACTTCGTCGTCGCCTGCGACGGCTTCCACGGCATAGGCCGGCGCTCCCTGCCCGAGGACGTCCTCACCGTCACCGAGCGCACCTACCCCTTCTCCTGGCTCGGCATCCTCGCCGACGTCGCGCCCTCCTGCGACGAGCTGATCTACGCCCACCACGAGCGCGGCTTCGCCCTGCACAGCATGCGCTCGCCCGAGGTGAGCCGGCTCTACCTCCAGGTCGACCCGGACGACTCCACCGACAACTGGCCGGACGAGCGGATCTGGGACGAACTGGAAGCGCGCTTCGCCGTCGACGGCGACTGGGAGCTGAAGCGCGGACCCGTCACGGAGAAGAGCATCACCCCGATGCGCAGCTTCGTCGCCGAGCCCCTGCGCCACGGGCGCCTCTTCCTCGCCGGGGACGCGGCCCACATCGTGCCGCCCACCGGGGCCAAGGGCCTCAACCTCGCCGTCGCCGACGTGACCCTGCTCGCCCAGGCCCTCACCCGCCACCACGCCCGGGGCGACGAGTCGCTGCTCGACGCCTACTCGGAGACCGCGCTGCGCCGTGTGTGGCGGGCCGAGCACTTCTCGTACACGATGACGACCCTCCTGCACACCAGCCCGGACGACACCGACTTCGACCGCGGACTGCGCCTCTCGCACCTGCGCTACCTCGCGAACTCGGGCGCGGCCTCGGCCTCGCTCGCGGAGAACTACGTGGGATTCAGCGACAACTGA
- the pcaD gene encoding 3-oxoadipate enol-lactonase, which produces MTSVLHHRIDGPAQAPVLILGPSLGTSLAVWDAQVPALARRHRVVRYDLPGHGGTPAGTPAGTAPGATRVGDLAALVLALADHLGAEQFAYAGISLGGAVGAHLAAHHPERVTRLALVCSSARFGEPAGWHERAALVREKGTDAVAPGALGRWFTPDFAGTHTADRLLDDLCAADAEGYAACCDALAAYDLRPELPRITAPTLLVAGRADTATPPAHSRELADGIPDASLLELAGAAHLAPAERPEAVLSALLGHFGTPDSDDNRYAEGMAVRRAVLGDAHVDRAVARTTDFTADFQDYITRYAWGEIWTRPGLDRRTRSCLTLTALIAHGHQEELAMHVRAAIRNGLTPEDIKEVLLHSAVYCGVPAANSAFATAQRVLTEDGTPLTL; this is translated from the coding sequence GTGACCAGCGTTCTCCACCACCGCATCGACGGCCCCGCCCAGGCGCCCGTCCTCATCCTCGGCCCGTCCCTCGGCACCTCGCTCGCCGTCTGGGACGCCCAGGTCCCCGCCCTCGCCCGCCGCCACCGCGTCGTCCGCTACGACCTGCCCGGCCACGGCGGCACCCCCGCCGGGACGCCGGCCGGCACCGCCCCCGGCGCCACCCGCGTGGGCGACCTGGCGGCCCTCGTCCTCGCCCTCGCCGACCACCTCGGCGCCGAACAGTTCGCCTACGCCGGGATCTCCCTCGGCGGCGCCGTCGGCGCCCACCTCGCCGCCCACCACCCGGAGCGGGTCACCCGCCTCGCGCTCGTCTGCTCCTCCGCCCGCTTCGGCGAGCCCGCCGGCTGGCACGAGAGGGCCGCCCTCGTACGCGAGAAGGGCACCGACGCCGTCGCGCCCGGGGCCCTCGGACGCTGGTTCACCCCCGACTTCGCCGGCACACACACCGCCGACCGTCTCCTGGACGACCTGTGCGCCGCCGACGCCGAGGGGTACGCGGCCTGCTGCGACGCCCTCGCCGCGTACGACCTCCGCCCCGAGCTGCCCCGCATCACGGCGCCCACCCTGCTCGTCGCCGGCCGCGCCGACACGGCCACACCCCCCGCGCACTCCCGCGAACTCGCCGACGGCATCCCCGACGCGAGCCTCCTCGAACTCGCCGGCGCCGCCCACCTCGCCCCCGCCGAACGGCCCGAAGCGGTCCTCTCCGCACTCCTCGGCCACTTCGGCACACCCGACTCCGACGACAACCGGTACGCCGAGGGCATGGCGGTCCGCCGGGCCGTCCTCGGTGACGCCCATGTGGACCGGGCCGTCGCCCGCACCACCGACTTCACCGCCGACTTCCAGGACTACATCACCCGGTACGCCTGGGGCGAGATCTGGACCCGCCCCGGCCTCGACCGGCGCACCCGCAGCTGCCTCACCCTCACCGCCCTGATCGCCCACGGGCACCAGGAGGAGCTGGCGATGCACGTCCGCGCCGCCATCCGCAACGGACTCACCCCCGAGGACATCAAGGAGGTGCTGCTGCACTCCGCCGTCTACTGCGGGGTGCCCGCGGCCAACTCCGCCTTCGCCACCGCGCAGCGCGTCCTCACCGAGGACGGCACCCCGCTCACGCTCTGA
- the pcaB gene encoding 3-carboxy-cis,cis-muconate cycloisomerase has translation MTSAEPLGNGGSDTGPGADGYDVGLLAPVSAGTAAEQATGDHAYLQAMLDAEAALTRAQAGLGHAPGPAAEAVTEAARADRFDARDLALRARAGGNPVIPLVTALTAAVPAHAAPYVHRGATSQDVLDTATMLVAARTVPLITAELHRAAETFGRLAAAHRDTPMAGRTLGQHAVPTTFGLKAAGWRHLALDAADRLSALRLPAQLGGAAGTLAAFEYLAGAPGSGPELAERYAAELGLAAPVLPWHTLRTPVADLATALAFTAAALGKPAADVLRLARTETAELAEGRGGGSSAMPHKSNPVRATLVASAARQAPALAAVLLGSLAAEDERPAGAWHAEWQPLRDLLRLAGSAAHHTAELARGLRVRPDRMLENLHRTRGLVTSERLAAALADVLGRAEARALLDRLSRRAAEEDRDLAELLVAAPELTGRIASARLRALADPSGATGAAPLLVDHALRRQPSADPEGRP, from the coding sequence TTGACTTCCGCTGAGCCCCTGGGCAACGGCGGGTCCGACACGGGCCCAGGCGCCGACGGGTACGACGTAGGCCTCCTCGCCCCCGTCAGCGCGGGCACCGCCGCCGAGCAAGCCACCGGCGACCACGCCTACCTCCAGGCGATGCTCGACGCCGAGGCCGCGCTCACCCGGGCCCAGGCCGGCCTCGGTCACGCCCCGGGCCCGGCGGCCGAGGCCGTGACCGAGGCGGCCCGCGCCGACCGGTTCGACGCGCGCGACCTCGCACTGCGCGCCCGCGCCGGCGGCAACCCCGTCATCCCGCTCGTCACCGCGCTCACCGCTGCCGTCCCCGCGCACGCCGCGCCGTACGTCCACCGGGGCGCGACCAGCCAGGACGTCCTGGACACCGCCACGATGCTGGTCGCGGCCCGTACCGTCCCGCTCATCACCGCCGAACTGCACCGGGCCGCCGAGACGTTCGGGCGGCTCGCCGCCGCCCACCGCGACACCCCGATGGCCGGCCGCACCCTCGGCCAGCACGCCGTGCCCACCACATTCGGGCTCAAGGCCGCCGGCTGGCGCCACCTCGCCCTCGACGCGGCCGACCGGCTCTCCGCCCTGCGCCTCCCCGCCCAACTGGGCGGCGCGGCAGGCACCCTGGCCGCCTTCGAGTACCTGGCGGGCGCTCCCGGCAGCGGCCCGGAGCTCGCCGAGCGATACGCGGCGGAACTCGGACTCGCCGCGCCCGTCCTGCCCTGGCACACCCTGCGCACCCCGGTCGCCGACCTCGCGACGGCGCTCGCCTTCACCGCCGCCGCACTCGGCAAGCCCGCCGCGGACGTCCTCCGGCTCGCCCGCACGGAGACCGCCGAACTCGCCGAGGGCCGCGGCGGCGGCTCCTCCGCCATGCCGCACAAGAGCAACCCCGTCCGCGCCACCCTCGTCGCCTCGGCCGCCCGTCAGGCCCCCGCGCTCGCCGCCGTACTCCTCGGCTCGCTCGCCGCCGAGGACGAGCGGCCGGCCGGCGCCTGGCACGCCGAGTGGCAGCCCCTGCGGGACCTGCTCAGGCTCGCGGGCTCCGCCGCCCACCACACCGCCGAACTCGCCCGAGGACTCCGCGTCCGTCCCGACCGGATGCTGGAGAACCTGCACCGCACCCGCGGCCTCGTCACGAGCGAACGCCTCGCCGCCGCCCTGGCGGACGTCCTCGGCCGGGCCGAGGCCCGCGCCCTCCTCGACCGGCTCTCCCGGCGGGCGGCCGAGGAGGACCGTGACCTCGCGGAGCTGCTCGTCGCCGCCCCCGAGCTGACCGGCCGGATCGCCTCCGCACGGCTCCGTGCCCTCGCGGATCCGTCCGGCGCGACCGGCGCGGCTCCCCTGCTCGTCGACCACGCCCTGCGGAGGCAGCCCTCCGCCGACCCGGAAGGCCGCCCGTGA
- the pcaG gene encoding protocatechuate 3,4-dioxygenase subunit alpha — MSPDPRTLPPTPSQTVGPFYGYALPFPGGPDIAPAGHPGTLTVHGYVYDGGGAPVPDAIVEIWQPGPDGGRSGAPGSLRRDPVTGGYAGRDGVTFTGFGRIATDADGHWAVRTLPPGGVPYLSVCVFARGLLHHLYTRIYLPGPATDAAPLLAGLAPERRATLLATEDGPGVHRFDIRLQGADETVFLDFR, encoded by the coding sequence ATGAGCCCCGACCCCCGGACCCTCCCTCCCACGCCCTCGCAGACGGTCGGTCCCTTCTACGGCTACGCCCTGCCCTTCCCCGGCGGACCCGACATCGCGCCCGCCGGACACCCCGGCACCCTCACCGTCCACGGATACGTGTACGACGGCGGCGGCGCCCCCGTCCCCGACGCGATCGTGGAGATCTGGCAGCCGGGCCCCGACGGCGGCCGCTCCGGCGCCCCCGGCTCCCTCCGGCGCGACCCCGTCACCGGCGGATACGCGGGCCGTGACGGCGTCACCTTCACCGGCTTCGGACGGATCGCCACCGACGCCGACGGACACTGGGCCGTCCGGACCCTCCCGCCGGGCGGCGTCCCGTACCTCTCCGTCTGCGTCTTCGCCCGGGGCCTGCTCCACCACCTGTACACCCGGATCTACCTGCCGGGCCCGGCCACCGACGCCGCCCCGCTGCTCGCCGGCCTCGCGCCCGAGCGGCGCGCGACCCTGCTCGCCACGGAGGACGGGCCGGGCGTCCACCGCTTCGACATCCGCCTCCAGGGCGCCGACGAGACGGTGTTCCTTGACTTCCGCTGA
- the pcaH gene encoding protocatechuate 3,4-dioxygenase subunit beta, whose product MTLTQQDISREIDGERKDYLAAGQVRHHPARDYAPYRSSALRHPLRPPVTVHDPEAVELSGPVFGVTDVTETDADLTLAHAGEPLGERITVTGRVLDRAGRPVRGQLVELWQANAAGRYAHLRDQHPAPLDPNFTGFGRCLTDDQGTYAFTTIKPGAYPWRNHDNAWRPAHIHFSLFGTAFTQRLVTQMYFPGDPLFAYDPILQSVTDDAARERLVATYDHDLSTPERSLGYRWDIVLDGPAATWIEEGR is encoded by the coding sequence ATGACACTGACGCAGCAGGACATCTCGCGAGAGATCGACGGTGAGCGGAAGGACTACCTCGCCGCCGGGCAGGTGCGCCACCACCCCGCCCGGGACTACGCCCCCTACCGCAGCAGCGCGCTGCGCCACCCCCTCCGGCCGCCGGTGACCGTCCACGACCCCGAGGCCGTCGAACTCTCCGGACCGGTCTTCGGCGTCACCGACGTCACCGAGACCGACGCCGACCTCACCCTGGCCCACGCGGGGGAGCCGCTCGGCGAACGCATCACCGTCACCGGCCGCGTCCTCGACCGCGCCGGACGGCCCGTACGCGGCCAGCTCGTGGAACTGTGGCAGGCCAACGCCGCCGGCCGCTACGCCCACCTCCGTGACCAGCACCCGGCGCCGCTCGACCCGAACTTCACCGGCTTCGGGCGGTGCCTGACGGACGACCAGGGCACGTACGCGTTCACCACGATCAAGCCCGGGGCCTACCCCTGGCGCAACCACGACAACGCCTGGCGCCCCGCGCACATCCACTTCTCGCTCTTCGGTACGGCGTTCACCCAGCGGCTCGTCACCCAGATGTACTTCCCCGGCGACCCGCTCTTCGCGTACGACCCGATCCTCCAGTCCGTCACCGACGACGCGGCGCGCGAGCGGCTCGTCGCCACCTACGACCACGACCTGTCCACCCCCGAGCGGTCGCTCGGCTACCGCTGGGACATCGTCCTCGACGGCCCCGCCGCGACCTGGATCGAGGAAGGCCGATGA